Proteins from one Impatiens glandulifera chromosome 2, dImpGla2.1, whole genome shotgun sequence genomic window:
- the LOC124928081 gene encoding haloacid dehalogenase-like hydrolase domain-containing protein 3 has protein sequence MRLLSKFRCITLDVTGTLIAYKGELGDYYCMAAKAVGLPCPDYKRMHEGFKYAYTDMAKNYPCFGHAAKMSNIVWWKTCVRDSFVRAGYEYDEENFEKIFRRIYSTFGSSAPYTVFADSQPFLRWAREQGIIVGIVSNAEYRYKDVILPALGLNQGSEWDFGVFSGLEGVEKPNPKIYQIALERAGNIAPEETLHIGDSMRKDYIPAKSIGMNALLLDRFKTPDAKNWRESGALVLPDLVAVQNLLIAEQLNC, from the exons ATGAGGTTGCTGTCGAAGTTCCGTTGTATCACATTGGATGTCACGGGTACCCTGATTGCTTACAAGGGAGAGCTTGGCGATTACTATTGCATGGCTGCAAAAGCTGTCGGTTTGCCATGTCCTGATTACAAACGAATGCATGAAGGCTTCAAGTATGCATACACAGATATGGCAAAGAATTACCCTTGTTTCGGTCATGCAGCCAAGATGTCCAACATTGTATGGTGGAAGACTTGTGTAAGAGACTCCTTCGTTCGG GCGGGATATGAATATGATGAGGAGAATTTCGAGAAGATATTCAGGCGGATATATTCTACCTTCGGCTCATCAGCACCTTACACAGTCTTTGCAGATTCACAACCTTTTCTTAGATGGGCACGAGAACAAGGCATCATAGTGGGGATTGTTAGCAATGCGGAGTATCGATATAAAGATGTAATTCTTCCAGCCTTGGGATTAAATCAG GGGTCAGAGTGGGACTTTGGTGTGTTCTCTGGTCTTGAAGGTGTGGAAAAGCCAAATCCAAAGATATATCAGATAGCATTGGAGAGGGCTGGAAATATAGCACCGGAAGAAACCTTACATATAGGCGATAGCATGCGAAAAGATTACATACCGGCCAAGAGTATTGGGATGAATGCTTTGCTACTGGATCGGTTTAAGACTCCCGATGCTAAGAATTGGAGGGAGTCTGGTGCTCTTGTTCTCCCTGATCTTGTCGCTGTTCAAAACCTGCTGATTGCAGAGCAATTAAATTGCTAG